A window of Apium graveolens cultivar Ventura chromosome 8, ASM990537v1, whole genome shotgun sequence contains these coding sequences:
- the LOC141678310 gene encoding uncharacterized protein LOC141678310 isoform X2: MKSKHFDIWLVVTGGYRYHMTMEGGKAATAARKVMVIADATRESAAALQYTLSHAILDNDSLILLHVLNNQNRKNPFPFFKKPGSSNNQNSSNNSLTSPKKEQNAAGSNSGRHSGNSSVDFSFLEEMKNACKKVQPQIDVTVEVVGMEAKDKATVILSQCTEHGIDLVIIGQRRTLSSAILGWS; encoded by the exons ATGAAATCAAAGCATTTTGATATATGGTTGGTTGTAACTGGTGGCTATAGATATCATATGACCATGGAAGGTGGAAAAGCTGCAACAGCGGCACGAAAGGTGATGGTAATTGCAGATGCCACCCGTGAATCAGCAGCCGCTCTTCAATACACACTGTCTcatgcaattcttgataatgataGTTTGATTCTCCTCCATGTTTTGAATAATCAAAACCGGAAGAACCCATTTCCCTTCTTCAAGAAACCGGGGTCTAGTAATAATCAGAACAGCAGCAACAATAGTTTGACATCACCGAAGAAAGAGCAAAATGCTGCTGGTAGTAATTCCGGCCGCCATTCTGGCAACAGCAGTGTAGATTTCAGTTTTTTAGAAGAAATGAAGAACGCATGCAAGAAAGTTCAGCCACAGATTGACGTGACGGTAGAGGTGGTGGGAATGGAGGCCAAAGACAAGGCTACTGTTATTCTTTCTCAATGTACAGAGCATGGAATTGATCTAGTCATTATTGGACAGCGCAGAACCTTGTCCAGTGCTATCCTAGG TTGGAGCTAA
- the LOC141678310 gene encoding uncharacterized protein LOC141678310 isoform X1 encodes MKSKHFDIWLVVTGGYRYHMTMEGGKAATAARKVMVIADATRESAAALQYTLSHAILDNDSLILLHVLNNQNRKNPFPFFKKPGSSNNQNSSNNSLTSPKKEQNAAGSNSGRHSGNSSVDFSFLEEMKNACKKVQPQIDVTVEVVGMEAKDKATVILSQCTEHGIDLVIIGQRRTLSSAILGKQKRNVPIKGDTAEYLIENSKCTCVAVQKKGTNAGYLLNTKTHRDFWLLA; translated from the exons ATGAAATCAAAGCATTTTGATATATGGTTGGTTGTAACTGGTGGCTATAGATATCATATGACCATGGAAGGTGGAAAAGCTGCAACAGCGGCACGAAAGGTGATGGTAATTGCAGATGCCACCCGTGAATCAGCAGCCGCTCTTCAATACACACTGTCTcatgcaattcttgataatgataGTTTGATTCTCCTCCATGTTTTGAATAATCAAAACCGGAAGAACCCATTTCCCTTCTTCAAGAAACCGGGGTCTAGTAATAATCAGAACAGCAGCAACAATAGTTTGACATCACCGAAGAAAGAGCAAAATGCTGCTGGTAGTAATTCCGGCCGCCATTCTGGCAACAGCAGTGTAGATTTCAGTTTTTTAGAAGAAATGAAGAACGCATGCAAGAAAGTTCAGCCACAGATTGACGTGACGGTAGAGGTGGTGGGAATGGAGGCCAAAGACAAGGCTACTGTTATTCTTTCTCAATGTACAGAGCATGGAATTGATCTAGTCATTATTGGACAGCGCAGAACCTTGTCCAGTGCTATCCTAGG GAAGCAAAAGAGGAACGTACCGATTAAAGGAGACACGGCAGAATATTTGATTGAGAACAGCAAATGCACCTGTGTAGCAGTTCAAAAGAAGGGAACAAATGCAGGCTACCTTCTCAACACCAAAACCCACAGAGATTTCTGGCTCTTAGCATAA
- the LOC141676805 gene encoding DNA mismatch repair protein MSH1, mitochondrial isoform X3 has translation MLQFKSRFPREILLCRVGEFYEAIGIDACILVEYAGLNPFGGLRSDSIPKAGCPVMNLRQTLDDLTRNGYSVCIVEEVQGPTQARARKKRFISGHAHPGNPYVFGLVEDDRDFDFPEPMPVVGVSRSAKGYCLISVLETMKTYSAEDGLTEEAVVTKLRTCQYHHLFLHRSLKHNSSGTCRWGEFGEGGLLWGECNARSFEWFEGDPVNELMIKVKELYGLDDEVTFRNVTVASENRPRPLHLGTATQIGAISTEGIPSLIKVLLPSDCIGLPVLYVKDLLLNPPAYAIASTIQAICKRMSSITCSIPEFTCISPAKLVKLLESREANHIEFCKIKNVLDEVIQMHGNSELHEILRLLIDPTWAATGLNLDFEKLVEESKLVSGRIGEVISLDGDSDQGICSYSAIPDDFFEMMESSWKGRVKRIHLNEAFAEVEKAAEALSLAITEDFVPILSRIKASTAPLGGSKGEIVYAREHGAVWFKGKRFAPSVWAGTPGEEQIKQLRPAVDSKGKKVGEEWFTTVKVEVALARYHEAGSEAKAKVLELLRGLSAELQAKINVLLFASMLLVISKALFAHVSEGRRRKWVFPVLTQFNNSERAELSGRGGSMKLVGLSPYWFDAAEGNAVHNTVDMQSLFILTGPNGGGKSSLLRSICAAALLGICGFMVPAESALIPHFDSIMLHLKSYDSPADGKSSFQIEMSEVRSIISGATSRSLVLVDEICRGTETAKGTCIAGSIIETLDSIGCLGIVSTHLHGIFDLPLTTKKTVYKAMETQYINGQPRPTWKLTDGICRESLAFETAQREGVLETIIRRAEELYSSVYAKDSCPQHETEVELSTYEEDNMLSNKAYEQPSSTEEMSVCSLVASTNQTKVLLKQVESAVMNICQKQLLDFYKKNISELAAVKCVMIAAREQPPPSTVGASSVYVILRADKRLYVGETDDLRGRVRTHRSKEGMQNASFLYLLVPGKSIACQIETLLINQLPSQGFQLTNLADGRHRNFGTSDMSLENVILHR, from the exons TGCATAGTAGAAGAAGTGCAGGGTCCAACTCAAGCTCGTGCTAGGAAAAAACGTTTTATATCCGG GCATGCACATCCTGGTAATCCATATGTTTTTGGACTTGTTGAAGATGATCGTGACTTTGATTTCCCAGAACCAATGCCAGTAGTTG GAGTTTCTCGCTCTGCCAAGGGGTATTGCCTGATCTCAGTACTAGAGACCATGAAGACATATTCTGCAGAGGATGGTCTAACTGAAGAAGCTGTAGTTACCAAACTTCGGACCTGTCAGTATCATCATTTGTTTCTGCACAGATCGTTGAAACACAATTCTTCAG GTACTTGTCGGTGGGGAGAATTTGGAGAAGGCGGGCTATTGTGGGGAGAATGTAACGCAAGAAGTTTTGAATGGTTTGAAGGCGATCCAGTGAATGAACTTATGATTAAG GTAAAGGAGCTCTACGGTCTTGACGATGAAGTCACATTTAGAAATGTCACTGTTGCTTCAGAGAATCGGCCCCGTCCACTACACTTAGGAACAGCCACACAAATTG GTGCTATATCAACTGAAGGCATaccaagtttaataaaagttctACTTCCATCAGATTGCATTGGTCTTCCAGTTTT GTATGTTAAGGATCTTCTTTTGAACCCCCCTGCTTATGCAATCGCATCAACAATTCAAG CAATCTGCAAACGCATGAGCAGTATAACATGTTCCATACCCGAATTTACTTGCATTTCACCTGCAAAG CTAGTAAAGCTACTTGAGTCAAGGGAGGCTAATCATATTGAGTTTTGCAAGATAAAGAACGTGCTTGATGAAGTCATACAGATGCACGGAAACTCTGAGCTCCATGAAATCCTAAGATTATTGATAGATCCTACTTGGGCAGCAACTGGATTAAATCTCGATTTTGAGAAGCTA GTAGAAGAATCCAAATTGGTATCTGGTAGAATCGGCGAAGTAATATCCTTAGATGGTGATAGTGATCAAGGAATATGTTCCTATTCGGCCATCCCAGATGACTTTTTTGAGATGATGGAGTCGTCGTGGAAAGGTCGTGTGAAAAGGATCCACTTAAATGAAGCATTTGCAGAAGTGGAAAAGGCTGCTGAGGCCTTATCTTTAGCT ATCACAGAAGATTTTGTTCCAATCTTATCAAGAATAAAGGCTTCAACAGCACCACTAGGCGGATCAAAAGGGGAAATAGTATATGCTCGAGAGCATGGAGCGGTTTGGTTCAAGGGTAAACGATTTGCACCATCTGTTTGGGCTGGTACCCCTGGAGAAGAACAAATAAAGCAGCTCAGACCAGCTGTAGATTCAAAAGGCAAAAAAGTTGGAGAGGAGTGGTTTACCACAGTGAAGGTCGAAGTTGCATTAGCAAG GTATCACGAAGCAGGTTCTGAAGCGAAAGCAAAGGTCTTGGAATTGTTGAGAGGACTTTCTGCTGAACTACAAGCTAAAATCAACGTTCTTCTCTTTGCCTCGATGTTGCTTGTCATTTCAAAGGCCTTATTTGCTCATGTGAG TGAAGGGAGAAGAAGGAAGTGGGTTTTTCCCGTGTTAACTCAGTTTAATAATTCTGAG AGAGCAGAATTGTCTGGCCGAGGTGGCAGTATGAAGCTAGTTGGTCTATCACCATATTGGTTTGATGCAGCAGAAGGCAATGCTGTACATAATACCGTTGATATGCAATCACTTTTTATTTTGACCGGACCGAATGGAGGTGGTAAATCCAGCCTCCTTCGATCAATCTGTGCAGCTGCCTTACTAGGTATATGCGGATTTATGGTTCCTGCTGAGTCGGCCTTGATTCCACATTTTGACTCCATCATGCTGCATCTGAAATCTTATGACAGTCCTGCTGATGGGAAAAGTTCATTTCAG ATTGAAATGTCCGAGGTTCGTTCTATCATAAGTGGAGCGACTTCAAGGAGCCTTGTACTTGTAGATGAAATATGCCGTGGCACAGAGACAGCAAAAGGAACTTGTATTGCTGGTAGCATAATTGAAACTCTAGATTCCATTGGCTGTCTGGGCATTGTGTCTACTCATTTACATGGTATTTTTGATTTACCACTGACCACAAAAAAGACAGTGTATAAAGCAATGGAAACTCAATATATAAATGGTCAGCCAAGACCGACATGGAAATTGACAGATGGGATTTGCAGAGAAAGCCTTGCTTTTGAAACAGCTCAAAGGGAAGGTGTTCTGGAAACAATAATTAGAAGGGCTGAAGAGCTTTATTCTTCGGTTTATGCAAAAGATTCTTGCCCACAACATGAAACAGAAGTAGAGCTGTCTACTTATGAAGAAGACAACATGTTATCTAATAAGGCTTACGAACAGCCAAGTAGCACTGAGGAAATGTCTGTGTGCTCCCTGGTGGCATCCACCAACCAAACAAAGGTTCTACTGAAGCAAGTAGAGAGCGCGGTGATGAACATATGTCAGAAACAACTACTTGATTTTTACAAGAAAAATATTTCAGAACTTGCAGCTGTAAAATGTGTCATGATTGCTGCTAGGGAACAGCCACCCCCATCAACAGTTGGTGCCTCAAGTGTCTATGTAATACTTAGAGCTGACAAACGACTTTATGTTGGAGAG ACTGACGATCTTAGAGGTAGGGTTCGCACCCATCGTTCAAAGGAGGGTATGCAGAATGCTTCATTCCTATATCTCTTAGTCCCTGGGAAGAGCATAGCTTGCCAGATAGAAACGCTTCTCATTAACCAGCTCCCTAGTCAAGGGTTCCAACTTACCAATTTAGCCGACGGCAGGCATAGAAATTTTGGTACTTCTGATATGTCCTTGGAAAATGTTATATTGCATAGATGA